The Pseudodesulfovibrio sediminis genome includes the window AGTGTCAGGAACCGGCCTGTCTCACCCATGTCACGTGTCAGGTGACGGTTGGACTGGTCAATGGCCCGGGCAACAGTGGGTTCCGTGGCGGCGTTCTGTCGAATCACGGCCCGCCCCGTGGTCATGAGCAGGGCCGCGCCGATGCCGTGACCGGAGACGTCGCCCACCATGATTCCCAACTCGCCGCAGGCTTCCTGATCGCATTCGATAAAATCATAGAAGTCGCCGCCGGTCTCGTCGGAGAAAACACTGACCCCCGCAATATCCAGACCCGCCATTGCGGGAGGTGCTCCCGGAAGAAAGTGCTGCTGGACCTCCTGGGCGATGAGCAGTCCCTCACGCATGCGCACGCCCTCGCGCAGGGCGGAGATCATGGCGTTGGTGTGTCCGGCGATGACGCCCATCTCGTCTGACGTGGTCACGGGCACGCGCCTGGTCAGGTTGCCTCTGGCCACGTTTTCCAGCACCTGCGTTTCGGTCTTGAACAGCAGGGAGAGGTTGCGCGAGTAAGAAAGGATCAGGTTGACCACCATGAGCAGGAGGATGCCCATGACAAAGACGATCTCTATCAGCACGGACCGGCTCAGGAATCCGATGGTGTCCATGTCGATGTTCTGTGTGGCCAGCCAGTTCACATCACGGATGATGACCAGCAGGATGATGGCCGTGATCAGAAGGAGAATGAGGATGGCGATGAAAGTGAACGTGCGGGTCATGGGCTTGAGTATACGGGGAGGCGCATAGTTGGCCCTGCCGGTCTGCGCCTTTTCAATGATCATGCGCTCGCGGGCCAGGGCTATGTCCAGCCCGGCGAAGAGGCCGACGGTGATTATGCCCAGCACCAGCTTCATGCCACTGTGCAGCAGGGGGAAATCATACATGAAAAGGAGAATGAACGCCGAGGCCAGCCCCGCACCGAGAAAGAGGCCGAGTTCCAGCCTGAATTGCAAGGCGGATTGTCTTATGGAAGGGCTTGGTTCGATCAGCGCGTTCTGGAGCGGCCAGCGCAGGAGAAGTGCCCCTGCCATGGGGATCAAGATGATCAGGCCAAGCTCCCAGACCGGAAGCTGTACCATCAGCGGTCAGACCTGACCGCCGTATACTGCGCCGCCGAAAACGGCCAGGCTATAGTACAGCAGGGGGCGGAGCGGCGACATGGTCGTATCCTTTGTCATCCAACGAGTCCTTTTTTCTTTCTTAACTCTTTGCCAAGTGGCATATTGTTGTTTAATCATAAGGCAGTGTCTGCCTGCCGGACAAGTCTTTATTCTAAAAGGTGGCGTACATTCGATGAAGAAAACAGTTTTCATGATCCTGGTGACCGTAGTGCTTGCTGCATCCACAGCCTTTGCCGCAAAGGGGTTTCCCTCTTCACTGGCAGGGTTTACCCTGGGTTCGGATATTGAGAAGTATGATAGGTATTGCAACCCGGACAAGGCCATCCCTGTTTCGGATGCGCCGTTTCTGTCCGAAGCCCTGATCAAGGGGGATGTCCTGCCCGGAGTCCGTGGCGGAAGCTTGAGTTTCGGCAATTGCCGGAATACGGGAAAACTTATCCGCATCAAGCTCAAGTTCTATGATCGGGGTAAAGGATTCTTCGAGAACATGCTCAGGAAGTACGAGAAGGCCTTTGGCGAGGCGGACACGTATTTGGGTGACGCCTTCAAGAATGTCATCGCCTGGGAGTGGGTGTTCAAGAACACCAAGGGCGAAGAGATTTCGTTGATACTCATGTGGAGTCGGGACCAGGAAGTACGCCCCGGCGTGTCCATCAAAATGACGCACGAGTCCCTCATGCGCGCCGAGTTTGAGTGTTACAAGACCATGGACGAGCACAGGAGGTATGAGATGAAGGGGTCCAAGATCAAGGATCTTGATAGGTATATTCCGCGTTAGCCATGCCTGAGTTCATATGGAACGGAGTGGGCCTGACAACGCCTGAGGCGTGGGAGCCTTCTGCCATCGAAAGGGACGGGCTGACCTTTGCCAGTGGCGATCGGCCCGTCTGTGAACTCAAATGGAATCGCGTTCAGGGGACCTTTTCCTTCGACAAGCATATCAAGCGGCTGACCAAGGGCAATAAGGCGGCCGGAATCATGGGCGTGTCCGAAGAAGAGACCCCGGCCGCATGGACTGCCGCTCTGGATGTGCTGACGGAATCCGGCATCCGCTCCAAGAGCTTTCTCTGGAAGACCGGCAGCCACCGAGGCATGGGCGCCGCCCTGCATAACCCCGGATCCGGCCTGGCCGCGCTGGTCCAGTTTTTCATTTATAGCGATGACGATGAAGGGCGTGCCGCAGCCGTCCTGCACTCCATGCGCGACTACTACCTTGGCCAGAGCCTGCCTTGGGCCATGTTCGGGCTTCGCGGTCGGGTGCCGTCAGAGTTCGTGCTCAACACCTTTTCCTTCAAACCAGGGCATTACCGGGTGCAGTACTGGCGGCCCCGTTCCGGCAAGCAGTCGGATCGTGCGCAAGTCGGTAAAGGACCGGGCACCCATCTTGTCTTCGAGCGGTTCGCTCCGGCCTCGGTGGTGCTCAAGGACACCGCGCTGTCGAGCTGGCTGGGGCACGGCATGGAGGACGCCCCTCCCGCGTCCATGGACGTGGTCGAGATCGATGGCTGCGCGCGCTGGAACGGTGCGGTGAAGAGCAACCTGATGCGCACCGTGCTTCGGCGAACGGTGTATTCGCAGGGCAGAGTGTGGACAACGGCCACCCAAAACGCCATTCTGTCCGTGGTGGCGCACGGCACAGTGCCTGCGCCGGAACCTATCTTCAACGAAATCTGTGAGAGCTATGGCCTTGTTCAGGAATAAACCGATTGAGCCGACCATTTCCCGTACCAAAGCCTTGTCCATGGTGCCGGTGAAGAATCTGGAAGTGGCCATAATTCCGCTTGAGGAAGGATTGGTGCAGCTCGCCTATCCGCTGGCCGTGAAACCGTGGTTCGGGCGATTGGCCGAAAAGGTCGGCATGTGGGACAAGCG containing:
- a CDS encoding PP2C family protein-serine/threonine phosphatase — encoded protein: MVQLPVWELGLIILIPMAGALLLRWPLQNALIEPSPSIRQSALQFRLELGLFLGAGLASAFILLFMYDFPLLHSGMKLVLGIITVGLFAGLDIALARERMIIEKAQTGRANYAPPRILKPMTRTFTFIAILILLLITAIILLVIIRDVNWLATQNIDMDTIGFLSRSVLIEIVFVMGILLLMVVNLILSYSRNLSLLFKTETQVLENVARGNLTRRVPVTTSDEMGVIAGHTNAMISALREGVRMREGLLIAQEVQQHFLPGAPPAMAGLDIAGVSVFSDETGGDFYDFIECDQEACGELGIMVGDVSGHGIGAALLMTTGRAVIRQNAATEPTVARAIDQSNRHLTRDMGETGRFLTLFFMSLNQATQTATWVNAGQQPPLVYDPETDTFSQLMGENIPLGVVEDWQFSEHTMDFPDKGQVILIGTDGAWEARNADGVMFGSGRVKASIRAHHRKNAEEIMTALCDEVMAFAGDGNQEDDITLVVIKGASR